GTCGCCGAGCTGGACGGATCTGCTGCGCCTGCTGGCGGGCAGCTTGAGCGCTCTGGCGCTGCTGTGGCTGATCTGGGCCCGCGCCACACGACCGCAGCGCGATGGCTGGGCTCAGCTCATGCACACTGCCAGGCTGCGGCTGAAGCGCGCCGGCATAGCAAGTAGCGCCAGCGATTCTGCACGCAGCCTCTCGCGCCGCGTGCAGGAGCGCTGGGCCGAGGAATCAGCATCCGCCTCCATGGCTGCGGCCTTATCCGACTGGCTGCTGGACATGGAGAGGCTACGCTATGCACCATCCTCCAGCACCGAAGCCAACGAACTGAAGATCTTGCGCCGGCGCTGGCAGTCCATCCTGAAGCAGCGCTGGCCCCAAAACCATCAAGAATTAAAAACATGAGCATTCACCCTAATCAGAGCAATCGTTTCAGGACTAGAACATTGAGCACTCTGGCCCTGTGCCTGCTGACCGCCGGCGCCATCGCCGCACCGGCCAAAAAGGCCGTCCGCAAGGCGGCACCGGCAGCAGCAGTCACGGCTGCAGCCGCTACGGCCGTGGCCTATGCCGGTCGGAGCGATGCCATGCAACTGGCCGACGAAATCGCTGCCCGCCGCGATCTGCCTGTCGACTGGGTGCGCGCACAACTGAGCGAGGCACGCAATATGCCCGTGGTCACACGCCTGGTGACCCCGGCTGGCAAGACCTTTGTGAAGAACTGGACGGTGTACCGCAGCCGCTTCATCGACCCTGTGCGCATACGCGCCGGCGTGCAATTCTGGCAGGCCAACCGCCAGGCACTCGCGCGTGCCGAGCAGCAGTTCGGTGTGCCCGCAGAGATCATCGTCGGCATCATCGGCGTGGAAACCATTTACGGCCGCAACATGGGCAACTTTCGCGTGATGGATGCACTGGCGACGCTGGCACTGGATTTTCCGCAGGCCCACCCCCGGGCACAGGCCCGCAGCGACTACTTCCGTGGCGAGCTCGAGCAGGTGCTGGTCACGGCCAGCCGCACGGGCAGCGACCCGTTTGCCCTGCGCGGCAGCTATGCCGGCGCCATGGGCCTGGGTCAGTTCATGCCCACCAGCTGGGACAAATACGCAGTCGACTTTGACGGTGACGGTCGCATTGACCTGTTCAACAGCGCCACCGACGCCATTGGCTCGGTCGCCAACTACTTCGTCGGCCACGGCTGGAAGCCGGGCCTGCCGACGGCGTTTACCGTGGACATGCGCGCCCAGGGAGAGAATCTGGCAACCCTGCTGGCGCCCGATATCAACCCCACGTTCACGGCCGCGCAGATGGCAGAACGCGAAGTGCGGGTGCTCGGCGCCGACAGCTATGAGCGTCCACTGGCGCTCATAGAGCTGAAGAACGGCAGCTCCGGCCCCACGGAGTACATCGCGGGTACCGAGAATTTCTACGTCATCACGCGCTATAACTGGTCAGCGTTCTATGCGCTGTCGGTGATAGAGCTGGGACGTGAGGTACATGAAGCCTATCTGGCCAGCCAGACCGCCTCTGCTAAACGCAACTAGATTAATTCGGGCGCCAGCGCTTTCCCAATAAGCGCTGGCAGCTATTGATTCGATAGTTATCCAGCCACTCAAAAGCGCTTCATCTGGCACTGGCCGGGCATCTCGGCCCTGGCCGCCGCAATCTCTCGCACGACCTTGAAGCCGTAGCCCGAGCCTTCTACATCGAAGTCCACGCCAGCACTGCCTCTTTTTTCCATCATGCCCACCACCAGCGATTGCTGAAACTGGTGGTCTGTCGCCCGCATGCTGCCCGAGCGTCCCGCCATCTGCACCCTGGCATGCTCCATGGCGTGGGCCACGGCGACGGTGTCCGTGCTGCCGGCTTTTTCGAGGCTCTGTGCCAGAGCCTCGATCATGAGCTGCATGCGCATATGCACATAGTCGTCCTGAGGCCTGGGAAAGCGCTGGCGGAAGGACTGGTAGAAGGCCCGGCTCTCTGCCGTGGGCACATTCGGCAGCCAGTCGGCCACGGCCAGCACCTTGCCCACACCGGCATCACCCAAGGCCGCCGGGGCGCCCAGGGCATTGCCGTAGAAGGTGTAGAAACGCCCTTCGTAGCCTGCCTCGCGCGCTGCCTTGACCAGCAGCATCAAATCGTTGCCCCAGTTGCCGGTGATCACGGCCTGGGCGCCGCTTTGCTTGATCTTGACCGCATAAGGCGCAAAGTCCTTGACGCGCCCCACAGGGTGCAGCTCGTCGCCCACGATGCGCACATCGGGGCGCTGCGCGGCAAGCTGGCGCCTGGCCTCGCGCAGCACGGCCTGGCCAAAGCTGTAGTCCTGTCCGATCAGATAGGCGCTGTCCACGGCCTTATCGTCCTTGATGACCTCCATCAACGCGGCCATGCGCATATCGGCATGGGCATCAAAACGGAAATGCCAGAAGCTGCAGCGCTCGTTGGTCAGTGCCGGATCCACCGCCGAGTAGTTCAGGTACAGCACGCGGCGCGAAGGGTCGCGGCTGTTGTGCTTGTCGATGGCGTCGAGAAGCGCTGCCGCCGTGGCCGATGAATTGCCCTGCATGATGATGCGCGCACCATTGTCTATGGCTGAGCGCAACGCCGACAGCGCCTCTTCATTCTGGCCTTTGCTGTCATAGCGCTCTATCACGAGCTCATGCAGACCGTCGGCCAGGCGCACACCACCACGCGCGTTCACCCGCTCGGTCGCCCACAGCAGG
This DNA window, taken from Comamonas testosteroni TK102, encodes the following:
- a CDS encoding branched-chain amino acid ABC transporter substrate-binding protein yields the protein MNKLRRDALKYLQLPLLCAPFGIAGAAVAAARAGLAQPVKLALVESLSGPFANTGEAVFRNLLWATERVNARGGVRLADGLHELVIERYDSKGQNEEALSALRSAIDNGARIIMQGNSSATAAALLDAIDKHNSRDPSRRVLYLNYSAVDPALTNERCSFWHFRFDAHADMRMAALMEVIKDDKAVDSAYLIGQDYSFGQAVLREARRQLAAQRPDVRIVGDELHPVGRVKDFAPYAVKIKQSGAQAVITGNWGNDLMLLVKAAREAGYEGRFYTFYGNALGAPAALGDAGVGKVLAVADWLPNVPTAESRAFYQSFRQRFPRPQDDYVHMRMQLMIEALAQSLEKAGSTDTVAVAHAMEHARVQMAGRSGSMRATDHQFQQSLVVGMMEKRGSAGVDFDVEGSGYGFKVVREIAAARAEMPGQCQMKRF
- the mltB gene encoding lytic murein transglycosylase B; the encoded protein is MSIHPNQSNRFRTRTLSTLALCLLTAGAIAAPAKKAVRKAAPAAAVTAAAATAVAYAGRSDAMQLADEIAARRDLPVDWVRAQLSEARNMPVVTRLVTPAGKTFVKNWTVYRSRFIDPVRIRAGVQFWQANRQALARAEQQFGVPAEIIVGIIGVETIYGRNMGNFRVMDALATLALDFPQAHPRAQARSDYFRGELEQVLVTASRTGSDPFALRGSYAGAMGLGQFMPTSWDKYAVDFDGDGRIDLFNSATDAIGSVANYFVGHGWKPGLPTAFTVDMRAQGENLATLLAPDINPTFTAAQMAEREVRVLGADSYERPLALIELKNGSSGPTEYIAGTENFYVITRYNWSAFYALSVIELGREVHEAYLASQTASAKRN